One Brassica napus cultivar Da-Ae chromosome C2, Da-Ae, whole genome shotgun sequence DNA window includes the following coding sequences:
- the LOC125582095 gene encoding kunitz trypsin inhibitor 4-like, whose product MNTLFYFLLASTAVLATTANASEPVVDADGDLISDGSYYAVPVSDNEGGLTLGSGGGNQCPFYIGPELSTKNKGLALKFSNWGSWAEFVPESENLNIEMNVPPSTICGQSSYWWLTETQSKGLLFIAAGPKPETGKDSSKSFFQIKKAGDFLRGYKFVYCRNDKSCYEFGMVVDRFGYNRLAPANLPFLVDFVKADKTETSSKSKTDSFVKDYKEFVELEDKSFNLHNSNKIVSVCSMFSLFIFNGIPDILFDKHYNFCSHVSSLV is encoded by the coding sequence atgaaTACTTTGTTTTACTTCCTTCTTGCCTCAACCGCAGTTTTGGCCACCACAGCAAACGCGAGCGAACCAGTTGTCGACGCTGATGGTGATCTCATATCCGACGGCAGCTACTATGCTGTCCCCGTCTCCGACAATGAAGGTGGCCTGACTCTCGGTTCCGGTGGTGGCAACCAATGTCCCTTTTATATCGGACCGGAATTATCAACGAAGAACAAGGGCCTTGCCCTAAAATTCTCAAACTGGGGGTCATGGGCTGAGTTCGTTCCCGAATCAGAGAACCTCAACATCGAGATGAACGTCCCCCCATCTACGATCTGCGGTCAGTCCTCCTATTGGTGGCTCACTGAGACTCAGAGTAAAGGATTGCTGTTCATAGCAGCTGGTCCTAAGCCAGAAACCGGAAAAGATTCGTCCAAGAGTTTCTTCCAGATCAAGAAAGCTGGTGATTTTCTTCGCGGTTACAAGTTTGTGTATTGTCGTAACGATAAGAGCTGCTACGAATTTGGGATGGTTGTGGACAGATTTGGCTATAACCGTTTGGCTCCAGCCAATCTGCCATTCCTCGTTGACTTCGTGAAAGCTGACAAGACAGAGACTTCGTCAAAGTCCAAGACAGACAGCTTCGTTAAAGACTACAAAGAGTTCGTTGAGTTAGAGGATAAGAGTTTTAACTTGCAcaatagtaataaaattgtatccgtGTGTTCTATGTTTTCATTGTTCATCTTTAATGGAATTCCcgatatattatttgataagcattacaacttttgtagccacgtgtcatcactagtatga
- the LOC106379993 gene encoding kunitz trypsin inhibitor 4 translates to MDSHFLHPVTISYNQLHKHKRINPMFYFLLALTALLAATPNAAKPVLDTDGDFIFDGSYYVLPAIFGAAGGGLNLASRGSNQCPLFVGQEISEVDRGIPVKFSNWRLKVGFVPESEKLNIKMDVEATICVQSTYWWVTAAPSGFRTSFITAGPNPEAGEDSSRSFFQIEKAKGFPDGYHIMFCPNDNDCINVGIVVDEYGVRRLALSSMPFPFVFMKATGTQTSSKPIMSII, encoded by the coding sequence ATGGACTCACATTTTCTTCATCCAGTAACAATCAGTTATAATCAACTACATAAACACAAAAGGATTAATCCTATGTTTTACTTCCTTCTTGCCTTAACCGCTCTTTTGGCGGCAACCCCAAACGCAGCCAAACCAGTTCTCGACACTGATGGTGATTTCATATTCGATGGCAGTTACTACGTTCTACCTGCCATCTTCGGCGCTGCCGGTGGCGGCCTGAATCTCGCCTCTCGTGGTAGCAACCAATGTCCCCTCTTTGTCGGGCAGGAAATTTCAGAGGTCGACAGGGGAATTCCCGTCAAATTTTCAAATTGGAGACTTAAAGTTGGGTTTGTTCCGGAATCAGAGAAGCTCAACATCAAGATGGACGTCGAAGCTACAATATGCGTTCAGTCAACCTATTGGTGGGTCACTGCAGCCCCAAGTGGCTTTCGGACATCGTTCATAACGGCTGGTCCTAACCCGGAAGCAGGAGAAGATTCGTCGAGGAGTTTCTTCCAGATCGAGAAAGCTAAAGGTTTTCCTGACGGTTACCATATTATGTTTTGTCCTAACGATAACGATTGCATCAATGTGGGGATAGTTGTGGACGAATATGGCGTTCGGCGTTTGGCTTTAAGCTCCATGCCATTCCCGTTTGTGTTCATGAAAGCTACTGGTACACAGACTTCGTCCAAGCCTATTATGTCTATCATCTAA